The Triticum aestivum cultivar Chinese Spring chromosome 7B, IWGSC CS RefSeq v2.1, whole genome shotgun sequence genome window below encodes:
- the LOC123158188 gene encoding zinc finger CCHC domain-containing protein 7 produces the protein MAQRWRSKARRDPDLDDAGSPSPARPRAPPSDDEDEEGNEDLTLEIVARARRREAAGGQPGFAEVLSLSSDEEVDEDAVVELGEADPSRRKDKKKKKQRRKERRKKQRKEDDAAAVKEEPQVAGTQEGNTGTVESVPTEDGVDAPVSDNTVLRKLLRIPRYFDPGETILETCFNCGEEGHVAVNCPMEKRKKPCFVCGLFGHNAKQCTQGQECFICKKGGHMAKDCPDKHTKNTQQYTALCLRCGETGHDMFGCSNDYPLDDVKEIKCYVCNQNGHLCCTDFSDSCSKEVTCYNCAQSGHTGLGCAKQRRETSAATTPTLCYKCGEDGHFARGCTNSAKPGRFKGELSSHSRRKDKWKNDSGPRSAPHGSHKRKSPLFEDRWETPRGKSRARGGWIPEDHDDLPSKKYKGNGWDSQSTPKKPYNNHHHRSSGGDYSSPQGQDFSWHNSQYSPSARKHGSSSSRFASNTHHRFERS, from the exons ATGGCGCAGCGCTGGCGCTCGAAGGCGCGGCGCGACCCGGACCTGGACGACGCTGGCTCGCCCTCTCCCGCGCGGCCCCGCGCGCCCCCcagcgacgacgaggacgaggagggcAACGAGGATCTCACCCTCGAGATCGtcgcgcgggcgcggcggcgcgaggCCGCGGGAGGCCAGCCCGGGTTCGCCGAGGTGCTCTCCCTGTCCTCTGACGAGGAGGTCGACGAGGACGCCGTCGTGGAGCTCGGCGAGGCCGACCCCAGCAGgaggaaggacaagaagaagaagaagcagcgccgcaaggagaggaggaagaagcagcGCAAGGAGGACGACGCAGCCGCCGTCAAGGAGGAG CCTCAGGTTGCTGGCACTCAGGAGGGGAACACTGGGACAGTGGAATCAGTGCCCACCGAAGATGGCGTTGATGCCCCTGTATCTGATAACACAGTTCTGCGGAAGCTTCTT CGTATACCAAGATACTTTGATCCTGGGGAAactatattggagacttgctttaACTGTGGTGAGGAAGGTCATGTGGCTGTAAACTGCCCAATGGAGAAGCGgaagaagccttgcttcgtttgtGGATTGTTTGGACACAATGCGAAACAGTGCACGCAG GGTCAAGAGTGTTTCATCTGCAAAAAAGGAGGTCATATGGCGAAAGATTGCCCTGACAAGCACACAAAGAATACTCAGCAATACACCGCATTGTGTTTGAGATGCGGAGAAACAGGCCATGATATGTTTGGATGTTCCAATGATTATCCACTGGATGATGTCAAG GAAATAAAATGCTATGTGTGTAACCAGAATGGTCACCTGTGTTGTACCGACTTCTCTGATAGTTGTTCAAAAGAAGTTACTTGTTATAACTGTGCTCAATCTGGTCATACTGGTTTG GGATGTGCCAAGCAACGTAGGGAGACGAGTGCTGCGACAACTCCGACCTTATGCTACAAATGTGGCGAAGATGGTCACTTCGCACGTGGCTGCACAAATAGTGCTAAG CCCGGCCGGTTCAAAGGCGAGTTGTCGTCGCATAGTCGTAGAAAGGACAAATGGAAAAATGACTCTGGCCCTAGATCAGCTCCTCATGGTTCTCACAAAAGAAAAAGCCCCCTATTCGAGGATAGATGGGAGACACCTCGTGGTAAATCCAGAGCCAGGGGTGGTTGGATTCCTGAGGACCATGATGATCTGCCATCCAAGAAGTACAAAGGCAATGGGTGGGACTCCCAATCTACTCCTAAGAAGCCCTACAACAATCACCACCATCGCTCCTCTGGCGGTGACTATTCATCTCCTCAAGGGCAGGATTTTTCATGGCACAACTCGCAATATTCACCAAGTGCGAGGAAACATGGCTCTTCTTCGTCAAGATTCGCTAGCAACACCCATCACCGCTTCGAAAGAAGTTAG